ccggcctcggcctctccACCACCGACATCGCCGCTCTCGTCGCCAGGGACCCGCTGCTCCTCTGCGCCCAAGTGGAGAAAACCCTGGCCCCCAACGTGGCGGGGCTCACCGGCCTCGGTCTCTCGCGTTCGGAGGTCGCACGCCTCGCCTCGATTGGCCCCGAGAGATTCCGCTCTAGATCCATCGTCTCCAAGCTGCACTACTACTTGCCTCTCTTTGGGTCCTCTGAGTACCTCCTCCGGGCCCTCAAGAGGAACTTCTACCTTCTCTCCGCTGACCTCGACGATGTGGTTAAGCCCAATGTCGCTTATCTGCAGGAGTGCGGGCTAGGTGCTTGTGATATTGCCAAGCTATGCAGCCGTCAACCATGGATTGTCACCGCCAACCTGGAGCGTGTCCAGGCGATGGTGGAATGCGCTGAAAACATAGGTGTGCCCCGTGCCTCTGGGATGTTCAGGCACGCGCTGCACGCTGTTGCATTTCTCAGCGAGGACAAGATCGCAGCCAGGGTGAACTACTTGAAGAACACCTTCAGCTGGACGGATGCTGAGGTAGGCATGGCTGTTTCTAAGGCTCCAACTGTGCTGGCGAGGTCCAAGGAGTCGCTGCAGCGCAGGTCTGAGTTCCTCATCTCCGAGGTGGGCTTGGAACCGGTGTACATTGCTCAACGGTCGGAAATAATCGGTCACAACCTAGAGGGCCGGCTCAGGCCCCGGTACTATGCTGTGAAGTTTCTCAAGGAAAATGGATTGCTCAAGCGTGACCCAAACTACAGTACCGTTTTCAAGATTAGTGAGAAGGCATTCAGGAAGAAGTTCATATTCCCTCACAAGGAGGCTGCACCGCACCTCACAGAAGACTACGATGCCGCTTGCAAGGGGGACGTGCCGACTAATTTCAGATTCACATAAGCCAAGACGGGCTATGATGTAATTGGGTGCTGGTTGTCTGCTGTTGTATGACTGTTAGATGCTGGGTTGGTCATTGCTAACGTGTGATGGGATTGATAATTTGATCCCCAAATACTGGTATGTAATGCTATCACTCAGCAGAGAAGAAACCATTGATTGGTTATGAACTTCTCATCCTCATTCATGTTTTAAACACACTTATTGGAACAAAGTAAGTGTGAGGTCAGGCCATTCTGCAGTGCATTAAAATTTCAGTTTTCAAGTTAGTTGTTGGTGCATTGAGACAATGAGCCACAGTAAGGTCTCCTTCATGTGGGTGGTGCATTCCTAATATTCTACTACTGATTTTGCAATTCATAGTGGATAATTGGAGGATCAGTCTGATGTCCGTCCCAAATTTAGGTAAATAGTCTTCTTGGTGCGGTCAATTCACCTGGCTTTAGCTTAATCTGTTTTTCAGTTATGGTTTGATATACAAATCATTTTGGTTTGCTCATATGCAGATTCATAGTGACCCGTCTTTGTTTCAActaatgaaatactccctccgtcccataatgtaagtgtagtgtcaaaaaacgtcttacattatgggatggagggagtagatacgTATTCATCCAACTATGGAAAGTGTTTGGAACTGAGTTCTCCTCTAGTTGGATCAGAGGTAACCATTTGGAGCCATTGGTCATATTGGAAACACCTACTGGGCTGCAGGATGAATTGTGGGGGGCTCACATATGTACAGATTATCTGCTAAAGTGAGATGGCATAACTAAACATCGAGCTCTCACTTGGAGGAGGGTTGGCAACTTGGCATCATTTAAGCTTAAGCCACTAAACTTAGGTTTCTCTCTTCATTTTTATGCTGGTAATGTTATTGATACAATGGAGAAGCACTTGCCACTAGTAACTTTACTGAGGCATTAATTTTGTATTGTGTGTTTGTGGATTCTCATGCTCTGCACCATGGCCATAAATTATGTATTTATTGTGGATAGCTTTAGTTTTTTTTAGTTTATTATTATGTTTTGGTCCCGTGGTTAATTC
Above is a window of Triticum aestivum cultivar Chinese Spring chromosome 6B, IWGSC CS RefSeq v2.1, whole genome shotgun sequence DNA encoding:
- the LOC123135441 gene encoding uncharacterized protein; the protein is MLRLRTCVLDHLISSPATSPVSSLHRLVSAAALAVSPNPSFAVEEYLVSTCGLTRSQALKASAKLSHLKSPANPDAVLALLAGLGLSTTDIAALVARDPLLLCAQVEKTLAPNVAGLTGLGLSRSEVARLASIGPERFRSRSIVSKLHYYLPLFGSSEYLLRALKRNFYLLSADLDDVVKPNVAYLQECGLGACDIAKLCSRQPWIVTANLERVQAMVECAENIGVPRASGMFRHALHAVAFLSEDKIAARVNYLKNTFSWTDAEVGMAVSKAPTVLARSKESLQRRSEFLISEVGLEPVYIAQRSEIIGHNLEGRLRPRYYAVKFLKENGLLKRDPNYSTVFKISEKAFRKKFIFPHKEAAPHLTEDYDAACKGDVPTNFRFT